Proteins found in one Exiguobacterium sp. 9-2 genomic segment:
- a CDS encoding LytR/AlgR family response regulator transcription factor — MRTLLIEDEPLARDELRYHVTAAGLEVVGETGSVEEAERLVRSLQPDLVFLDIELTDGSGLEVAKRLKSMPRPPALLFVTAYDAHALEAFELNAYDYILKPYDPARIVRAIEKVARPLPKKAPRLERLAVETGDRLKLLSPQDIDYIVAENGKTKIVTEHEAYPSNETLLELERKLQDHRFLRVHRSYLVNLSAIDAIEPWFNGAYNLKIHQIDVPVSRTYVKLLKEALGI, encoded by the coding sequence ATGCGCACCTTGTTGATTGAAGATGAACCGCTCGCACGTGACGAGCTCCGTTATCACGTGACCGCAGCCGGTCTTGAAGTCGTCGGAGAAACCGGTAGTGTCGAAGAAGCGGAACGACTCGTCCGCTCCCTTCAACCCGACTTAGTCTTTCTTGATATCGAGCTGACGGACGGAAGCGGTCTTGAAGTCGCCAAACGATTGAAGTCGATGCCACGTCCTCCGGCTCTTTTGTTTGTAACGGCATATGATGCTCATGCACTTGAAGCCTTTGAACTCAATGCCTATGACTACATCTTGAAACCGTATGATCCGGCACGGATCGTGCGCGCCATCGAAAAAGTCGCACGACCGCTTCCGAAAAAAGCACCTCGACTTGAACGTTTAGCTGTCGAAACGGGAGATCGACTCAAACTCTTATCTCCGCAAGATATTGATTACATCGTCGCTGAAAACGGGAAAACGAAAATCGTAACGGAACATGAAGCGTATCCTTCAAACGAGACCTTACTCGAACTTGAACGAAAGCTTCAAGATCATCGGTTTTTACGGGTTCATCGCTCGTATCTCGTGAACTTATCAGCGATTGACGCGATTGAACCTTGGTTTAACGGGGCTTACAACTTAAAGATTCACCAAATCGATGTGCCGGTCAGTCGGACGTATGTCAAACTATTGAAAGAAGCGCTCGGTATTTGA